The following proteins come from a genomic window of Aspergillus oryzae RIB40 DNA, chromosome 4:
- a CDS encoding formate/nitrite transporter family protein (formate/nitrite family of transporters) → MSQISLDAFTPAEVIEFVGRAGVAKGNMRLDKVFFSAVSAGCLLAFACGTVLSTNTTPWFQENAPGLIRTISALVFPYGLCMIILTGADLCTGSFMFTTVAALQRRLPWYKMLIHWVVTFFGNLAGSLFVVAIIFGYGNVFSADPFKSQVIAFATKKQVTPDFHMIFLRGIGCNWLVCLACFFGIQGRDLTSKIIGIWWPIFAFVSLGFDHVVANMTFIPLAIWVGADKITVGLYIWKGIIPTLIGNILGGGLFCGE, encoded by the exons ATGTCGCAAATCAGCCTAGATGCCTTCACACCGGCCGAGGTGATCGAATTCGTCGGGCGTGCTGGAGTTGCCAAGGGCAATATGCGCCTCGACAAAGTCTTCTTCAGTGCAGTGTCGGCGGGGTGTCTGCTTGCCTTCGCCTGTGGAACCGTCCTCAGCACCAACACAACGCCCTGGTTCCAGGAAAACGCCCCGGGGCTCATCCGCACGATCAGCGCCTTGGTCTTCCCTTACGGCTTATGTATGATTATCTTGACGGGGGCCGACCTCTGCACTGGATCTTTCATG TTCACCACTGTCGCTGCTCTCCAACGCCGTTTACCGTGGTATAAGATGCTGATCCACTGGGTTGTCACATTCTTTGGTAACCTGGCTGGGTCACTCTTCGTCGTTGCCATCATATTCGGAT ATGGCAACGTCTTCTCCGCCGATCCCTTCAAATCTCAAGTAATCGCATTCGCCACGAAAAAGCAAGTCACCCCCGATTTCCACATGATCTTCCTCCGCGGCATCGGATGCAACTGGCTCGTCTGCCTCGCCTGCTTTTTCGGCATCCAAGGCCGTGACCTCACCTCCAAGATCATCGGCATCTGGTGGCCGATCTTCGCGTTCGTATCTCTTGGGTTCGATCACGTCGTCGCCAACATGACTTTCATCCCGCTGGCTATCTGGGTCGGAGCTGATAAAATCACGGTTGGTCTGTATATCTGGAAAGGAATCATTCCGACTTTGATCGGTAATATTCTGGGTGGAGGTTTGTTTTGCGGTGAGTAG
- a CDS encoding putative multicopper oxidase (putative multicopper oxidases), whose amino-acid sequence MNTAFSSLCRTKSRYASVTTIRGARRLPPRLLSSPCSPLRGPFLARQISTESRKGTSGFQIKYVLLLSTAATLSWLLYARQHGAVWLDSDKSYFTHPDPLAPNNGIHQQKTTNEIQDSQKETFKSLEAEDLPTEKAILTTAPNVPPPITRDYPVILDVDLTAVAKLEQLTNQYKYEKWTFNNSVPGPFIRARVGDIVNLKITNHDESGMPHNIDCHAFLGPGGGSALTTVNEGETKTARFRLQNPGLYIYHCAVGPVGVHIANGMYGLLYVQPEQDLPPVDKEYYVMQSEFYHEPPEPDDNGQMSSTVEFSWPHALREAADVVVFNGSEAALTEKPLKATLDDTVRIFFGNGGPNLTSSFHVIGTCFNKVYRDSDVLSPPGQCVQTVSVPPGGSTIVDMKMVVPGTYTIVDHAIFRLEKGAKGFLNVSGEPRPMLYYSTLPPQPCEGFNLKYKCLPNEVQQFVNLLNDISHIGTFFIGELNKSSTSQFTISIIVIPGQILELWTKYLSKRSTHNFPGLWHISTDSSFVNTTLIHLSLSCVLAEQHVFQFYLWGSVAQGQ is encoded by the exons ATGAATACTGCGTTCAGCTCCTTATGTCGTACCAAGAGTCGCTATGCGTCAGTGACTACGATTCGAGGAGCTAGACGGCTTCCACCTCGACTGCTCTCCAGTCCATGTTCTCCCCTACGAGGTCCATTCCTTGCGAGACAGATCTCAACCGAATCTAGGAAAGGCACGAGCGGTTTTCAAATCAAATACGTCCtgcttctctccaccgccgccacACTCAGCTGGCTCCTCTACGCTCGGCAACATGGCGCTGTCTGGCTAGACAGTGACAAGAGCTACTTCACCCACCCGGATCCCTTAGCTCCCAACAACGGAATTCACCAACAGAAGACGACCAACGAAATTCAAGATTCACAAAAAGAGACGTTCAAATCCCTCGAAGCCGAGGACCTCCCAACTGAAAAAGCAATCCTCACCACCGCCCCCAACGTCCCCCCACCGATAACACGAGACTACCCAGTCATCCTAGACGTAGACCTCACAGCGGTCGCGAAACTGGAACAACTAACAAACCAATACAAATACGAGAAATGGACATTCAACAACAGCGTCCCCGGCCCATTCATCCGCGCCAGGGTTGGCGACATAGTCAATCTGAAAATAACTAACCACGATGAATCCGGCATGCCACACAACATAGACTGTCATGCCTTTCTGGGCCCAGGGGGCGGCTCGGCCCTAACTACAGTCAACGAAGGCGAGACCAAGACAGCACGGTTCAGGCTCCAGAACCCTGGTCTATACATCTACCACTGTGCCGTAGGTCCAGTGGGCGTGCACATCGCCAACGGCATGTACGGACTCCTATACGTACAACCAGAGCAAGACTTACCCCCGGTCGACAAAGAATACTACGTAATGCAAAGCGAGTTCTACCACGAGCCGCCCGAGCCAGACGACAACGGCCAGATGTCATCGACGGTCGAGTTCTCGTGGCCACATGCGCTCCGCGAAGCAGCCGACGTGGTGGTCTTTAATGGCAGCGAGGCGGCCCTCACCGAGAAGCCGCTCAAAGCTACGCTCGATGATACCGTTCGCATTTTCTTCGGGAACGGGGGCCCGAACCTAACCAGCTCGTTCCATGTTATCGGGACCTGTTTTAATAAAGTCTATCGCGATTCGGATGTACTAAGTCCGCCGGGCCAGTGTGTTCAGACGGTTAGTGTGCCCCCCGGTGGATCGACTattgtggatatgaagatggTTGTCCCCGGGACTTATACCATTGTGGATCATGCTATTTTTCGGCTGGAGAAGGGTGCGAAGGGGTTTTTGAATGTTTCTGGGGAGCCCAGGCCGATGCTGTATTATAGTACTCTGCCGCCGCAGCCCTGTGAGGGGT TCAATCTCAAGTATAAATGTTTGCCAAATGAAGTACAACAATTCGTGAACCTATTGAACGACATCAGTCATATAGGGACTTTCTTTATCGGAGAGTTGAATAAATCATCTACCTCGCAGTTTACCATCTCTATCATAGTTATCCCTGGCCAGATTCTAGAGCTCTGGACGAAATATTTATCGAAGCGTTCAACGCATAATTTTCCAGGACTCTGGCATATCTCTACCGATTCTTCCTTCGTCAACACCACTCTCATCCACCTGAGTCTGTCCTGCGTCCTGGCTGAACAACATGTATTCCAATTTTATTTGTGGG GTTCAGTGGCACAGGGCCAATAG
- a CDS encoding anoctamin family protein (protein required for meiotic chromosome segregation) gives MASQPHQKEVPHNNHVDYVIRYSFYDTDVNKASQQFELLLRRLSEVGLQTEVREGDESSVLVFVRASRKKKLQRAVYQSRYGYHAPFPSVIIRDWLYGVRNTEPEPESSAEPQSESERLRVIHHMITVPREAGGAGITLKHGEWENVIAIFPLHDEETNKQCMRDWSKKTFLSNEDLDQIRNTFGESLSQVGFYFAFLQSYFRFLMFPAIFGFSCWLLLGSFSVIYTVGNALWCIVFIEYWKHQEEDLSCRWQSKGVSVLREKRREFKPEREIRDETTGEIRGVYPATKRLQTQLLQVPFALVAAVALGVIIATCFAIEIFISEIYNGPLKTYLVFIPTILLSALIPTMSTVLVSVATRLNDYENYETQGAYDVALTQKIFVINFITSYLPVFLTAFVYVPFAHSIVPYLDIFHLTVRPFVSKKDAITTRAEFSIDPGRLKKQVIYFTVTAQAVNFAQETIVPMLKQRGLQKYKEYKKRTGKVEPDSNTDEKKAPEVSFEDAPEEAQFLKRVRNEAEMEDYDVTDDLREMCIQFGYLALFSPVWPLVPVSFLINNWVELRSDFFKICMECKRPSPQRADTIGPWLDSLGFLSWVGSITSAALVYMFSNGHEGPNGQPTSIKGWALLLTIFFCEHIYLLVRYAVRATIAKMEPPNVRQERAERYLLRKRFLESTLQSRSSDDETDEETTPYPFRSLRNAS, from the exons ATGGcttctcaaccccatcaaAAGGAGGTGCCTCACAACAACCATGTGGACTACGTCATCCGCTACAGCTTTTATGATACGG ATGTCAATAAAGCGTCCCAGCAGTTTGAATTGCTCCTCCGTCGACTCTCTGAGGTAGGATTGCAGACGGAAGTGAGAGAGGGCGATGAATCGTCGGTGCTGGTCTTTGTCCGGGCCTCgaggaaaaagaagttgCAACGCGCTGTTTATCAGTCACGGTATGGATACCACGCGCCGTTTCCTTCCgtgat TATCCGCGACTGGCTTTATGGCGTCCGCAATACCGAGCCCGAACCCGAGTCCTCTGCCGAGCCGCAATCGGAATCCGAGCGCTTGCGTGTCATCCACCATATGATCACTGTGCCCCGGGAAGCTGGTGGCGCTGGGATTACCCTGAAACATGGGGAGTGGGAGAACGTGATTGCCATCTTCCCGCTGCATGACGAAGAGACCAATAAGCAATGCATGAGGGACTGGAGCAAGAAGACATTTTTGTCCAACGAAGACCTCGACCAGATACGGAACACATTCGGAGAAAGT CTCTCGCAGGTTGGGTTCTACTTCGCGTTCTTGCAGTCGTATTTCAGGTTTCTCATGTTTCCCGCCATTTTTGGCTTCTCATGCTGGCTATTGCTGGGGTCTTTTTCTGTAATCTACACTGTAGGAAATGCCCTGTGGTGTATTGTTTTCATCGAGTACTGGAAGcaccaggaagaggatctcAGCTGCCGATGGCAGTCTAAGGGTGTCTCAGTTTTGCGCGAGAAAAGACGGGAATTCAAACCTGAAAGGGAAATCCGGGATGAGACAACGGGCGAAATTCGAGGTGTATATCCCGCGACCAAGCGGCTGCAGACACAGCTGCTCCAGGTGCCATTTGCACTTGTTGCCGCCGTTGCCTTGGGTGTTATCATTGCGACATGTTTCGCCATTGAGATATTCATCTCCGAGATATACAACGGACCGTTGAAGACATACCTG GTCTTCATACCTACCATCTTGCTCTCTGCTTTAATTCCAACTATGAGTACCGTCCTTGTGTCAGTGGCGACTAGGCTGAATGACTACGAGAACTATGAGACTCAGGGCGCGTACGATGTAGCATTGACGCAGAAGATTTTTGTGATCAATTTCATCACCTCATACTTACCTGTTTTCCTGACAGCGTTTGTGTATGTCCCCTTCGCTCATAGTATTGTGccgtatctcgatatctttCACTTGACTGTTCGTCCATTCGTTTCGAAAAAAGATGCGATAACAACACGTGCCGAATTCAGCATCGATCCGGGTCGTCTAAAGAAGCAGGTCATCTACTTCACAGTGACCGCCCAGGCCGTTAATTTCGCCCAGGAAACGATAGTTCCGATGCTGAAGCAGCGCGGCCTCCAGAAATACAAGGAATACAAGAAGCGGACCGGGAAAGTGGAACCGGATAGCAACACGGATGAAAAAAAGGCGCCCGAGGTTTCGTTTGAGGATGCCCCCGAGGAAGCCCAGTTCCTCAAGCGGGTACGTAATGAAGCTGAGATGGAAGACTATGACGTGACCGATGATCTCCGGGAGATGTGCATCCAATTTGGATACCTGGCACTGTTTTCTCCGGTCTGGCCATTGGTACCGGTCTCGTTCTTGATCAACAATTGGGTTGAACTGCGGTCCGACTTTTTTAAAATCTGTATGGAATGCAAACGGCCATCACCTCAACGTGCAGATACCATTGGCCCTTGGCTGGACAGTCTAGGGTTCTTGTCCTGGGTTGGAAGTATTACAAGCGCGGCTCTTGTCTACATGTTCAGCAACGGCCACGAAGGACCGAACGGACAACCAACATCCATCAAGGGATGGGCACTGTTGCTCACGATATTTTTCTGCGAGCACATTTACCTGCTAGTACGCTACGCCGTGCGAGCCACTATCGCCAAGATGGAACCCCCCAATGTACGTCAGGAACGGGCAGAGCGCTATTTGCTGCGGAAACGATTTCTCGAGTCGACTCTGCAATCCAGGAGTAGTGATGATGAAACCGATGAAGAAACCACGCC TTACCCTTTCCGGAGCCTCCGAAATGCGTCGTGA
- a CDS encoding flavin-containing monooxygenase (predicted flavoprotein involved in K+ transport), whose protein sequence is MTRTDLIVDAVVIGGGFGGCNALYRLREMGLTTKLFEAGSGFGGVWHWNGYPGARVDSEMPAYQFNIPAVYRDWHWSERFPGVEELRRYFEHVDRVLGLSKDTYFNTIVSECRFDSASRLWIVHTSTGIRATCKYLIAATGSSYKKYFPEYPGLSQYKGQLVHSAAYPDNLDVTGKKVGIVGNGASGLQIVQELAKKDCELTVFIRTPCFALPMRQRNISPEESEMMKGYYDAIFDRCYKSVTGFPHNTKPQAASTASPEERKAIFDQLWQRGGYSFLVSNYYDFLLNEEANSIFYDYWVQQVRARMTNQKKMDLVAPLKQTYLVGTKRPSLEQDYYEMIDRENVVLHDLKKAPIQEFDETGVITAEGHRDLDIVIFATGYDAVTGSLLDLGIEDRNQVPLSEKWKDGTATHLGLMIPDAPNLFLVYGPQAPTSLANGPPFIEMEVDWICRAIAKMHDEGLASVVPTAKAAEQWKEEGPRDVDHPIWKHILCVCVCILKGTRTVIGIDIT, encoded by the exons ATGACCCGAACAGACCTCATAGTCGACGCGGTCGTGATCGGCGGCGGCTTCGGTGGCTGCAATGCCCTCTACCGGCTCCGCGAGATGGGCCTCACTACCAAACTCTTCGAGGCAGGGagcggcttcggcggcgTCTGGCACTGGAATGGCTATCCCGGGGCTCGTGTGGATAGCGAGATGCCCGCCTACCAGTTCAACATCCCCGCCGTATACAGGGACTGGCATTGGAGTGAACGGTTCCCCGGCGTCGAGGAGCTGAGACGATACTTTGAACACGTTGACCGTGTGCTGGGGCTGAGCAAGGATACCTATTTCAACACAATTGTATCGGAATGTCGATTTGACTCCGCGAGTAGGCTATGGATCGTCCACACCTCGACTGGCATAAGGGCAACGTGCAAGTACCTCATCGCCGCAACAGGATCCTCATACAAGAAATACTTCCCCGAGTATCCCGGCCTGAGCCAATACAAGGGCCAGCTAGTCCACTCAGCTGCATACCCGGACAACCTCGACGTCACAGGAAAGAAGGTCGGCATTGTCGGCAACGGAGCCTCGGGTCTCCAAATCGTCCAAGAGCTGGCGAAGAAAGATTGTGAATTAACCGTGTTCATCCGCACACCCTGTTTCGCACTGCCCATGAGACAGCGAAATATCTCTCCCGAAGAGTCCGAGATGATGAAAGGGTACTACGACGCCATCTTCGATCGCTGCTATAAATCCGTCACGGGATTTCCGCATAATACTAAGCCTCAGGCGGCTAGCACGGCATCGCCCGAGGAGCGGAAGGCTATTTTCGATCAGCTTTGGCAGCGCGGTGGATATAGTTTCTTGGTTTCGAATTACTATGACTTCCTGCTTAATGAGGAGGCCAATTCGATCTTTTACGATTACTGGGTACAGCAGGTTCGGGCTCGTATgacgaaccagaagaagatggatctCGTTGCGCCGTTGAAGCAGACTTACTTGGTTGGTACTAAGCGGCCTAGTCTGGAGCAGGATTACTATGAGATGATTGATCGGGAGAACGTCGTGCTGCAtgatttgaagaaggctCCTATCCAAGAGTTCGACGAGACCGGCGTCATCACGGCCGAGGGCCATCGTGATCTCGACATTGTCATCTTTGCAACGGGATACGATGCCGTCACGGGCAGTTTGTTGGATCTGGGGATCGAGGATCGGAACCAGGTTCCTCTGAGTGAGAAGTGGAAGGATGGGACGGCTACTCATCTAGGCTTGATGATCCCTGATGCGCCGAATCTGTTCCTGGTTTATGGTCCGCAGGCACCGACTTCCTTGGCTAATGGTCCGCCTTTTATTGAGATGGAGGTCGATTGGATCTGTCGCGCTATTGCGAAGATGCATGATGAGGGGTTGGCGTCCGTTGTGCCCACAGCTAAGGCAGCGGAGcagtggaaggaggag GGTCCAAGGGATGTAGATCACCCGATCTGGAA ACATATTCTGTGTGTATGCGTATGCATACTAAAGGGGACAAGAACTGTGATCGGCATAGACATAACATAA
- a CDS encoding SDR family NAD(P)-dependent oxidoreductase (predicted protein) produces the protein MACKVTGTAFITGAASGIGKATALKFAEQGITSLALVDVNLAQLEGTRDELRNTFPHIETEIMQVDVTNEASVNEAIKKTVTRFGRIDIAVNSAGISGIPTKTHELSLQEWQKVIDINQTGLWLCQRGVIQQMLTQEWVS, from the exons ATGGCGTGCAAAGTTACAGGAACCGCTTTCATCACCGGCGCAGCCTCCG GGATTGGCAAAGCAACGGCATTGAAATTTGCAGAACAAGGCATTACCTCCTTGGCACTTGTAGATGTCAACTTGGCTCAGCTGGAGGGCACCCGCGATGAGCTGCGCAATACCTTCCCCCATATCGAAACCGAGATCATGCAGGTAGATGTCACCAATGAAGCGTCGGTAAACGAGGCGATCAAGAAGACAGTGACTCGATTTGGTCGCATTGACATTGCCGTGAACTCCGCAGGGATCAGTGGAATTCCTACAAAGACGCATGAGCTAAGCTTGCAGGAGTGGCAAAAGGTCATTGACATCAATCAGACAGGGCTGTGGCTGTGTCAGAGGGGAGTCATCCAGCAGATGTTAACACAAGAGTGGGTCTCGTAG
- a CDS encoding NO-inducible flavohemoprotein (flavodoxin reductases (ferredoxin-NADPH reductases) family 1), translating into MLAKTMFLSRVVPRLTPKALLLTRPFTTTTPKNKLTPQQIQIVKSTIPALQDHGVAITTLFYQRLLQQHPQLKNIFNTAHQATGEQPAALAHAVWAYATNIEHPEALKTAISRIGHKHASLGITADQYPIVGEGLLAAIKEVLGDAANDQVLDAWKAAYGELAGYFIDFESGLYRQAEATPGGWKGWRKFFISKKVHEGEEIISFYLTPVDKGALPAYKPGQFVSVKCFVPELGVYQPRQYSLSDVPNGEYFQISVKREFGLGQKPAGRISNVLHEGLPVGAELDVSMPFGDFVLDVNATTPVVLISGGVGLTPMMSMLKTIVDQGGSRRVVFIHAVRNGRVHAMKDRLAKIISENPQVQRAVFYEEVSKKDKQGVDYDFKGRADLHKIKDQVVLPDADYYICGPKLFMNAQSNSLKDMGVKEDRIHMEVFGSPAE; encoded by the coding sequence ATGCTAGCCAAAACAATGTTCCTCTCAAGAGTCGTCCCCCGCCTTACGCCAAAGGCACTCCTCCTCACCAGACCCttcacaacaacaacccccaaaaACAAGCTCACCCCCCAGCAGATTCAAATCGTCAAGTCAACAATTCCCGCACTCCAAGACCACGGCGTCGCAATCACCACCCTCTTCTACCAGCGTCTCCTCCAGCAACACCCGCAGCTCaagaacatcttcaacaccGCCCACCAAGCAACAGGCGAGCAACCCGCCGCCCTAGCCCACGCAGTATGGGCCTACGCCACCAATATCGAGCACCCGGAAGCCCTCAAAACGGCTATCTCCCGCATCGGCCATAAACACGCCAGTCTGGGGATCACGGCGGACCAATACCCGATCGTCGGGGAGGGTCTCCTGGCCGCCATCAAAGAGGTACTCGGCGACGCAGCTAACGACCAAGTCCTCGACGCCTGGAAAGCCGCATACGGGGAACTGGCAGGGTACTTCATTGACTTCGAAAGCGGGCTCTACCGCCAAGCGGAAGCAACCCCGGGCGGGTGGAAGGGATGGCGGAAGTTCTTTATCTCGAAGAAAGTCcatgagggggaggagatcATTTCGTTTTACCTCACGCCGGTTGATAAGGGTGCGCTGCCGGCGTATAAGCCCGGCCAGTTCGTTAGTGTGAAGTGCTTCGTCCCGGAACTGGGGGTCTATCAGCCCCGGCAGTATAGCTTGTCGGATGTGCCGAATGGGGAGTACTTTCAGATCTCGGTGAAGAGGGAGTTCGGGTTGGGACAGAAGCCGGCCGGTCGGATTTCGAATGTGCTGCATGAGGGTTTGCCTGTCGGTGCGGAGTTGGATGTTAGTATGCCGTTTGGGGATTTCGTGTTGGATGTTAATGCTACCACGCCTGTCGTGCTTATTAGTGGTGGCGTTGGGTTGACGCcgatgatgtcgatgttGAAGACTATTGTGGATCAGGGAGGGTCGAGGCGCGTGGTCTTCATTCATGCTGTGCGCAATGGTCGCGTACATGCCATGAAGGACCGGTTGGCTAAGATTATCTCGGAGAATCCGCAGGTTCAGCGCGCGGTGTTCTATGAAGAGGTTAGTAAGAAGGACAAGCAGGGCGTTGACTATGATTTCAAAGGCAGGGCCGATCTCCATAAGATTAAAGATCAGGTCGTTCTCCCGGATGCAGATTATTATATCTGTGGTCCAAAGCTGTTCATGAATGCTCAGAGCAATTCTTTGAAAGATATGGGAGTGAAGGAGGACCGGATTCATATGGAAGTGTTCGGTTCTCCGGCTGAATAA
- a CDS encoding uncharacterized protein (predicted protein), which yields MHRAVFHGLCAASAFSLYHLRGESKYQSLAVQHDQQALQHLRQNLRPGNRLDETTLVAVLTCIAAEAMSGRRSRWRAHVLGGLGMLENELDGEWLQSPTAARLLQSYLSLSLLCNFRMSAQLVALLKELPNIQNYLERSHGVSRSLVQFLADISALRESPGQTTVAELDNLELQLYLQFPSLHSQETPESIVIQHALNSFYYATLIYFRRSLRRVPVADVQDLVEKAVHDLEAAEALTHRKGGCAYNWASFVVAAECSRPDLQERMLVLFDRKRRHGIKNIQSLGEIVTTLWQRRASAPGVDIHWEEIANEADYDIMLSVSRPVSYSVSAVHNQRRTTDKAAHWRGKIEDRVRNLFRIGGTTQWSFFELAVHCTAFNRRADDRCVHIPGP from the exons ATGCACCGTGCTGTCTTCCATGGGCTCTGTGCAGCTTCCGCATTTAGTCTTTATCACCTTCGCGGCGAATCCAAGTACCAGTCTCTTGCCGTCCAGCATGACCAGCAGGCCCTACAACATCTGCGCCAGAACCTTCGTCCTGGAAACCGACTAGACGAGACAACACTTGTTGCTGTGCTAACGTGTATCGCGGCTGAGGCTATGTCTGGCCGGCGCAGCCGATGGAGAGCTCATGTTCTTGGCGGACTGGGAATGCTGGAAAATGAGCTTGATGGCGAGTGGCTGCAGTCACCAACAGCGGCACGCTTACTCCAGAGCTACTTGTCTCTCTCATTACTGTGTAATTTCCGAATGTCGGCTCAGTTAGTGGCGTTGCTGAAAGAGCTTCCGAACATACAGAACTATCTAGAGCGATCGCATGGTGTTTCACGGTCACTCGTACAATTTCTAGCGGACATATCTGCCCTCAGGGAGTCGCCTGGTCAGACCACAGTTGCGGAACTGGACAATCTGGAGCTGCAGCTTTATCTCCAATTTCCCAGTCTGCATTCACAAGAAACACCTGAGTCGATTGTCATCCAGCATGCGCTGAATTCCTTCTACTACGCAACCCTTATTTACTTTCGCCGTTCTCTTCGCCGTGTCCCTGTGGCAGACGTTCAAGACCTCGTCGAGAAAGCCGTCCACGACCTTGAAGCCGCCGAAGCCCTCACCCACAGAAAAGGCGGATGTGCCTACAATTGGGCAAGCTTTGTGGTCGCGGCAGAATGCAGCCGACCGGACCTACAAGAGAGGATGCTTGTTTTATTCGATCGGAAACGCCGTCACGGAATCAAAAACATCCAATCATTGGGCGAAATCGTTACGACATTGTGGCAACGACGAGCATCTGCGCCTGGAGTAGATATCCATTGGGAGGAGATTGCTAACGAGGCTGATTATGATATCATGCTA TCTGTGTCCCGTCCCGTTTCATACAGTGTATCCGCCGTCCACAACCAACGCAGAACCACAGACAAAGCTGCTCATTGGCGAGGCAAGATAGAGGATAGAGTCCGCAATCTCTTCAGGATCGGCGGGACGACCCAATGGAGTTTTTTCGAACTCGCTGTTCATTGCACCGCTTTCAATCGCCGCGCGGATGATAGGTGTGTCCACATACCTGGACCATAA